In Triticum aestivum cultivar Chinese Spring chromosome 5B, IWGSC CS RefSeq v2.1, whole genome shotgun sequence, the following proteins share a genomic window:
- the LOC123113639 gene encoding casein kinase 1-like protein HD16 — translation MSEAAAILRSKRDPGDGPAPPGSVPARPDLDLNKQTGDEEGGGGAADRSRRGGESAADGTAQSAHGDAATTPLPGRIGNAAPRGRGGRRGSGAAEGRRKRFRATDDVHTDEEQLREHLPEAVAGQTAGAGDHDLNKEPANLRIDNRAADRFANEATITPLPETACTCCGADLSESPAPTPRGNDPPQVNVEDQSTEMALVPERVEVGNSPIYITGKKLSVKVYVGRRLGMPSGGYKGRNAIEVALKFVHRRSREGSCDPPYEWQVYQALSGCNGIPSVHYKGCQGDYYILVMDLLGPSLWDVWHSPGHEMSVLKVACIAIDAISILEKIHSKGFIHGDVKPEIFLLGQPGSAQEKKLFLINFGVASNWKWKRGSSSMHVQYDQRPDIFSFCPAPFKHFLELVTTMKFDEEPNYQKLVSLFDDLIVGPASRPIRIAGDLEVGHKRERIAVNLEEDERPMEKVRLGSPATQWISIYSARRNMKQRYHYNIADSRLPHHIQKGYEDGVFISCIASSKNVWALIMDAGTGFSSQVFDLSQNFLQKDWIMEQWEKNFYITAIAGATNGSSLVVMSKGTPYTKQSYKVSESFPYKWITKKWKEGFHVTCMGTAGNRWGVVTSRNTDYSYQAVELDFVYPSEGIHQRYGAGYRITSCAATPDQAAFIMSIAKESKTKPVDETFLTCDFPSKATKEQWAKGLYITLICHGRTAC, via the exons ATGTCGGAGGCGGCCGCCATTCTTCGGTCCAAGCGCGATCCCGGCGACGGCCCCGCGCCGCCTGGATCGGTTCCCGCCCGGCCCGACCTTGATTTGAACAAGCAAACCGGCGACgaagagggcggcggcggagctgccgATCGCTCGAGAAGGGGCGGTGAAAGCGCCGCCGACGGAACGGCACAGTCTGCACATGGCGATGCCGCCACGACGCCGCTGCCTGGAAGG ATTGGCAATGCGGCTCCACGTGGGAGGGGTGGAAGACGTGGTAGTGGCGCTGCCGAAGGAAGACGAAAGAGGTTCAGGGCTACTGATGATGTGCATACCGATGAGGAGCAGCTTCGCGAGCACCTCCCTGAAGCTGTCGCTGGACAGACTGCCGGTGCAGGCGACCATGATCTGAACAAGGAACCTGCCAACTTGAGAATAGATAACAGAGCTGCCGATAGATTTGCGAATGAAGCCACGATAACGCCACTGCCTGAGACA GCTTGTACTTGTTGTGGTGCTGACTTAAGTGAAAGCCCAGCCCCAACGCCTAGAGGAAATGACCCCCCACAAGTTAACGTTGAAGATCAATCCACAGAAATGGCGCTGGTGCCAGAGAGG GTTGAAGTAGGTAACTCCCCAATATATATAACCGGTAAGAAGTTGAGTGTCAAGGTCTATGTTGGCAGACGATTAGGTATGCCCAGTGGAGGATACAAGGGTCGGAATGCAATCGAG GTTGCCCTGAAATTTGTGCATCGGAGAAGCAGAGAAGGTAGCTGTGACCCCCCATATGAGTGGCAAGTCTATCA GGCTCTCAGTGGTTGTAATGGCATACCATCGGTACACTACAAGGGTTGCCAAGGAGACTACTACATTCTT GTAATGGATCTGCTTGGTCCTAGCCTCTGGGATGTTTGGCATTCACCAGGACACGA GATGTCAGTTCTAAAGGTTGCTTGTATTGCCATCGACGCCATATCAATTCTTGAGAAGATTCACTCCAAAGG CTTTATACATGGTGATGTAAAACCTGAAATTTTTTTGCTTGGTCAGCCTGGATCTGCTCAAGAAAAGAAGCTTTTTCTCATTAATTTTGGTGTAG CATCTAACTGGAAATGGAAAAGAGGATCATCCAGTATGCATGTTCAGTATGATCAGAGGCCAGACATATTTAG CTTCTGTCCAGCCCCATtcaaacattttcttgagttggttACTACTATGAAATTTGATGAAGAGCCAAACTACCAAAAACTTGTTTCTCTCTTTGATGATTTGATTGTCGGACCTGCTTCAAGACCCATCAGGATCGCTGGAGATCTAGAG GTTGGACATAAACGTGAAAGAATTGCTGTAAATCTTGAAGAAGATGAACGGCCTATGGAAAAAGTTCGGTTGGGGAGCCCAGCAACTCAATGGATTTCGATTTATAGTGCTAGGCGGAACATGAAGCAGCG ATACCACTATAATATAGCTGATTCAAGGCTGCCTCATCACATACAAAAAGGTTACGAAGATGGCGTGTTCATTAGTTGTATAGCTTCTTCAAAAAATGTGTGGGCTCTCATCATGGATGCCGGGACCGGCTTTTCTTCTCAAGTTTTCGATCTTTCACAAAATTTCCTACAGAAG GATTGGATTATGGAGCAGTGGGAGAAGAACTTCTACATAACAGCAATAGCTGGAGCAACCAATGGAAGCTCATTGGTTGTGATGTCCAAAG GGACCCCGTACACAAAGCAGTCATACAAAGTCAGTGAATCTTTTCCTTATAAGTGGATTACTAAAAAGTGGAAAGAAGGTTTTCATGTAACATGTATGGGTACTGCTGGGAACCGTTGGGGTGTTGTCACGTCGAGGAACACGGACTACTCCTACCAG GCTGTTGAGTTAGATTTTGTGTATCCAAGTGAAGGAATCCATCAACGATATGGCGCCGGTTACAGAATAACCTCATGCGCAGCCACCCCTGACCAAGCGGCTTTTATCATGAGCATAGCCAAGGAGTCCAAGACGAAACCAGTGGACGAAACTTTTCTGACTTGTGATTTCCCCAGCAAGGCTACAAAG GAGCAATGGGCGAAGGGCCTATACATCACCTTGATCTGCCACGGGCGAACCGCGTGTTGA
- the LOC123113638 gene encoding protein FAR1-RELATED SEQUENCE 5-like, translated as MDAHHVSIEEIEEYYTVVSQTFTSEEQGFEFYNRYAKAKGFSVRKANVKNKGGIRIQRLYMCSKEGYRSLKNFERSNRKRKPRALSRCGCDARLQIELNMESREWFVKDFVDQHNHEFTKPDQTPFLWSHRGLNDPQKADAIEYGIGGLRTHQIMDVMEKQHGGYDKVGCVSRDLYNFIAEYKKQRIEGFDAQYMLNYMAAQEERDSEFFYRYSTDSEGHLQNLFWSDAQWRLDYDAFGGVVVFDSTYRVNKYNLPFVPFIGLNHHRSTVVFGVGIVSDETVASYKWLLHSFLEAMHQNHPRSVITDGDHAMARAILQRRGERHTSSVGDDPRRRPAAGVHAHGGTPFFIHS; from the exons ATGGATGCTCACCACGTCAGCATAGAGGAAATTGAAGAATATTACACGGTGGTTAGTCAAACATTCACAAGCGAGGAACAAGGTTTCGAGTTCTATAATAGATATGCTAAAGCCAAAGGGTTCAGCGTGAGGAAGGCCAATGTGAAAAACAAGGGAGGCATAAGAATCCAAAGGTTGTACATGTGCAGCAAAGAAGGATATAGGTCCTTGAAAAACTTTGAAAGGTCCAACCGGAAAAGGAAACCAAGGGCACTCTCTCGTTGTGGATGTGACGCTCGACTGCAAATCGAGCTCAATATGGAAAGCCGTGAATGGTTTGTCAAGGACTTTGTGGACCAGCATAACCATGAATTCACTAAGCCTGACCAGACACCTTTCTTATGGTCTCATCGTGGACTTAATGATCCTCAAAAGGCTGATGCCATTGAGTATGGTATTGGTGGTCTACGCACACATCAGATAATGGACGTAATGGAGAAGCAGCATGGTGGGTATGACAAAGTCGGCTGTGTGTCTCGGGACCTATATAATTTTATTGCTGAGTACAAGAAGCAAAGGATTGAAGGTTTTGATGCCCAATACATGCTGAACTATATGGCTGCGCAGGAAGAGAGAGATTCTGAATTCTTTTACAGGTACAGCACAGACAGCGAAGGCCATCTGCAGAACCTATTTTGGTCAGACGCGCAGTGGCGGTTGGACTATGATGCCTTTGGTGGTGTTGTTGTGTTTGACAGCACGTACCGTGTAAACAAATATAACTTGCCATTTGTCCCATTCATTGGATTGAACCACCATCGCAGCACAGTTGTCTTTGGGGTCGGCATTGTATCAGACGAGACCGTGGCATCATATAAGTGGTTGCTCCATTCATTTTTGGAGGCGATGCACCAGAACCATCCCAGGTCCGTGATCACTGATGGGGACCATGCAATGGCGAGAGCAATATTGCAG AGGAGAGGAGAGAGACATACGTCTTCGGTGGGTGATGATCCTCGTCGACGGCCAGCAGCTGGAGTGCACGCACATGGGGGAACACCTTTTTTCATCCACTCTTGA